From the genome of Leishmania infantum JPCM5 genome chromosome 34, one region includes:
- a CDS encoding regulatory subunit of protein kinase a-like protein, whose protein sequence is MSSFDKYVVQLVRRMGDSVSKGMRETILLNIKDSIDDYQRLRDPAEAQAREKAAAAKKRRAAARKAKEEERRRRMERQANLPPLPPPRSNNATQPATTDSKSTRKTHKEKSAARSNNINFSASSAERAGAMTAASAAAKAQARSKMHLVALKGIDLLFVKEVAAQLRDLRRKPGAISSLAGSTQECIASNVVGAATPMGAPSAPTTAESVETAARNKKSRSAIPQKRMSPPPLDHTAMKQSDRENSSIGGADETLPLPRSDTISYQETFKTFRFGRQDADNESDSKAENDSQDGEQRQREAEEDEFIDDCEDARRRTIQMQRPSRGAISDSSLDIDEARIASFPTTPKSQEKMKTISRVLVRHFLFSTLDDSDIAKFASIMDVEKFEAGTQILEKGHTNDTFFIVLDGEAETTVVNEDGAEVVVPLVRGSTFGDLGLMYEISNGAAVVARSSVQCASLERRTYKMITSRAMEDKRRRYVDFLSSLPVFAGVSSHQLEDVAERLKEDSYVQGQRVIAAGVPNHWLHIIMEGSVCVMAPDGESGDMKEVALLHPGDFAGQIEFLYHHVAVADVVAVSAVVKTAKLSRRSFEFFPMEARERLIRAVEEEETYATYQKRMHSGTRPPLDTTPPFDAPPSHLRYSLRQHESA, encoded by the coding sequence ATGTCCAGTTTCGACAAATACGTGGTGCAGTTGGTGCGCCGTATGGGTGATAGCGTGTCGAAAGGGATGCGGGAGACGATACTGCTAAACATCAAGGACAGCATTGACGACTACCAACGGCTCCGTGACCCAGCTGAGGCTCAGGCACGCGAGAaagccgcggcagccaagaagcggcgggcggctgcgcgaaaggccaaggaggaggagcggcgccgaaGAATGGAGCGGCAAGCGAATCTGCCACCACTCCCGCCGCCGAGGTCGAATAACGCAACTCAGCCCGCCACGACGGACTCAAAGTCAACCAGGAAGACGCACAAGGAAAAGTCCGCTGCCAGAAGTAACAACATAAActtctctgcctcctctGCAGAGCGTGCTGGTGCCATGACTGCAGCCAGTGCAGCTGCGAAAGCGCAGGCGCGCTCCAAGATGCACTTGGTGGCGTTGAAAGGCATCGACCTCCTCTTTGTAAAGGAGGTAGCGGCGCAACTGCGCGATCTGAGAAGAAAGCCGGGGGCGATTTCCTCGTTGGCAGGTTCCACTCAAGAATGCATCGCCTCGAATGTCGTCGGAGCCGCGACGCCTATGGGTGCCCCATCAGCACCTACAACTGCCGAGTCCGTGGAAACGGCTGCGAGGAACAAGAAGTCACGGTCGGCCATCCCGCAAAAGCGCATGTCGCCGCCCCCACTGGACCACACCGCGATGAAGCAGTCGGATCGGGAAAACTCGTCGATCGGTGGCGCAGATGAGACTTTGCCACTGCCCCGGAGCGACACAATCTCCTACCAGGAAACCTTCAAAACATTCAGGTTTGGACGTCAGGACGCGGACAACGAGAGCGACTCGAAAGCCGAGAATGACTCACAGGACGGAGAAcaaaggcagagagaagcggaggaggacgagttCATCGACGACTGCGAGGATGCTCGACGCCGAACCATCCAAATGCAGCGCCCAAGCCGCGGCGCCATCTCGGACTCCTCGCTAGACATTGACGAGGCGCGCATTGCTAGCTTCCCGACAACGCCCAAGTCACAGGAGAAAATGAAGACGATCTCGCGCGTCCTTGTGCGTCACTTTTTGTTTTCTACGCTGGACGACAGTGATATTGCTAAGTTTGCGTCCATCATGGACGTCGAGAAGTTCGAGGCGGGCACGCAAATCTTGGAAAAGGGCCACACGAACGACACCTTCTTCATTGTGCTTGACGGTGAGGCGGAAACGACGGTGGTGAacgaggacggcgcggaggtgGTCGTGCCTCTCGTGCGCGGCTCCACATTCGGAGACCTGGGGCTGATGTACGAAATATCGAACGGTGCAGCCGTCgtggcgcgctcctcggtGCAGTGTGCCTCGCTGGAGCGCCGCACTTACAAGATGATCACTTCGCGCGCGATGGAGGACAAGCGGCGCAGGTACGTTGATTTcctgtcgtcgctgccggtgtTTGCCGGGGTGTCCTCGCACCAGCTAGAGGACGTCGCAGAGCGCCTCAAGGAGGACAGCTACGTCCAGGGTCAGAGGGTGATCGCGGCCGGTGTGCCAAATCACTGGTTGCACATCATAATGGAGGGAAGCGTGTGCGTAATGGCGCCGGACGGAGAGAGTGGCGATATGAAAGAAGTGGCACTTCTCCATCCCGGCGACTTTGCCGGTCAAATCGAGTTCCTTTACCATCACGTCGCCGTTGCTGATGTCGTGGCTGTGAGCGCGGTGGTAAAGACCGCGAAGCTCAGTCGCCGCTCCTTCGAATTCTTCCCGATGGAGGCCCGCGAGCGGCTGATCAGagccgtcgaggaggaggagacgtaCGCGACATATCAGAAGCGCATGCACAGTGGCACACGTCCGCCTCTGGACACAACGCCGCCGTTCGATGCCCCACCGTCTCATTTGCGGTACTCTCTGCGACAACACGAGAGCGCGTAG
- a CDS encoding putative selenocysteine-specific elongation factor encodes MLNVNIGLLGHVDSGKTALAKALSSTASTAAFDKSPQSQSRGITLDLGFSACEVSVEDGNADATRVLREADLTKVQCTLVDCPGHASLIRTVVGGAQIIDAMVLVIDATKGMQVQTAECLILGEVLAKPLVVVLNKMDAIQGASPAAKEAALAALKRKLQQVFRRTRWPTVAIVEVAAAPREVAGGIGHPLNTEAVLPQVLRAVDLAALKSAKESEAERPAQFYMLVDHCFAVRGQGTVFTGTVVAGVVRVGDTVLVPELQTTRKVKGLQVFHKPVEMAQSGDRVGLCVAQFDPTWMERGVLCSAASSGRALVSSSQLIARVHRVRYHPLPCDTHTKFHITIGHATVMGTMRYFARPPRANESLDVPGTGASFDPSIESTYVEELDDGVVASYTSTDTTASVPGRPLPVAPAEQDYYAVLLLERPVLAAPGVSMIAMRLDVERENFCRIALAGTVCHVFMEDGAAARTTTAVPGRSDHSASHGQVPAWRRLPVVRYRYRALRVDRVLDSRSCIADGVVSLQTPGAGGSGSRPAGASAGARRDKGCVNAEARQRAELFAEVQKFLRLVVVFEPEDADAAMTTPQPSNPGAVKGIIDSSFGKTGKVKLVFDGPVFADPAANAATAPIGSFVSAARKKRNKSTRGPGSEDAGCSGGVFLRPGRILLVLKKYPFALHSGLEQ; translated from the coding sequence ATGCTAAATGTGAACATTGGACTTCTCGGTCATGTTGATAGTGGCAAGACGGCACTGGCCAAGGCGCTGTCGAGCACTGCCTCCACTGCTGCCTTTGATAAGAGTCCGCAGAGTCAGTCACGTGGGATTACGCTCGACCTCGGTTTCAGTGCCTGTGAGGTGTCCGTCGAAGACGGAAACGCGGACGCCACCCGAGTACTGCGGGAAGCCGATTTGACCAAGGTGCAGTGCACGCTGGTCGATTGCCCAGGGCACGCGTCACTGATTCGCACGGTGGTTGGTGGAGCGCAGATAATTGACGCGATGGTGTTGGTCATCGACGCAACCAAGGGCATGCAAGTGCAGACGGCTGAGTGTCTGATCCTGGGCGAGGTGCTGGCCAAGCCGCTCGTCGTTGTGCTGAACAAGATGGACGCGATTCAAGGCGCATCGCCAGCAGCTAAAGAGGCGGCATTGGCGGCCCTCAAGAGAAAACTGCAGCAGGTGTTTCGCCGCACGCGGTGGCCCACGGTGGCTATtgtggaggtggcggctgctCCCCGCGAGGTGGCGGGCGGGATCGGACACCCCTTGAACACGGAGGCGGTTTTGCCTCAGGTGTTGCGCGCGGTCGACCTCGCGGCCCTGAAGTCTGCAAAAGAGAGCGAGGCTGAGAGGCCAGCGCAGTTCTACATGCTTGTGGATCACTGCTTCGCCGTGCGGGGCCAGGGTACCGTATTCACCGGGACTGTTGTCGCTGGCGTCGTTCGTGTTGGGGACACGGTGCTCGTGCCGGAGCTGCAGACCACGCGCAAGGTAAAAGGGCTGCAGGTGTTTCACAAACCGGTCGAGATGGCGCAGAGCGGGGACCGGGTGGGGCTGTGCGTGGCTCAGTTTGACCCTACATGGATGGAGCGCGGCGTCCTTTGCAGCGCCGCAAGCAGCGGCCGAGCGCTGGTGAGCTCCTCGCAGCTGATCGCGCGGGTGCATCGTGTGCGCTACCACCCGCTGCCgtgcgacacacacacaaagttTCACATTACGATCGGCCACGCTACCGTGATGGGGACCATGAGGTACTTTGCACGACCGCCGCGCGCGAACGAGAGCCTCGACGTCCCCGGCACCGGAGCCAGCTTCGATCCGTCCATCGAGAGTACATATGTGGAAGAGCTGGACGATGGGGTTGTGGCCAGCTACACCTCTACCGACACCACCGCAAGCGTCCCCGGACGACCTTTGCCCGTCGCCCCGGCAGAGCAGGACTACtacgccgtgctgctgctcgagcggCCTGTGCTGGCGGCCCCTGGTGTGTCAATGATCGCCATGCGTCTAGATGTTGAGCGGGAGAACTTCTGCCGCATCGCGCTAGCTGGCACGGTGTGCCACGTGTTTATggaagacggcgctgctgcaaggaCGACAACAGCCGTCCCGGGCCGCTCAGACCACTCTGCGAGTCACGGCCAGGTAccggcgtggcggcggcttccAGTCGTGCGCTACCGGTATCGCGCGCTGCGAGTGGACCGGGTACTGGACAGCCGGAGCTGCATCGCCGACGGTGTCGTATCGCTGCAGACTCCCGGCGCCGGGGGTAGCGGTAGCCGGCCTGCCGGGGCGTCTGCGGGTGCCAGACGAGATAAGGGCTGTGTCAACGCCGAGGCGCGCCAGAGGGCGGAGCTCTTTGCGGAGGTGCAAAAGTTCCTCCGACTCGTTGTCGTCTTTGAGCCCGAGGATGCCGACGCGGCAATGACAACTCCTCAACCAAGCAACCCTGGCGCTGTGAAGGGCATTATCGACTCCTCGTTTGGCAAAACAGGGAAGGTGAAGCTTGTCTTCGACGGCCCTGTCTTTGCCGATCCCGCTGCGAACGCCGCCACAGCGCCGATCGGCTCATTCGTGTCGGCGGCGCGTAAGAAGCGCAATAAGTCGACAAGGGGCCCTGGCTCAGAGGacgccggctgcagcggaggTGTATTTCTCCGGCCAGGACGCATTCTTCTTGTACTGAAGAAGTACCCCTTTGCCCTTCACTCAGGCCTCGAGCAGTGA
- a CDS encoding metallo-peptidase, Clan MC, Family M14 has protein sequence MNGLDRDASLRGADDAARGAAGSQIRAASLTAPGPEVDDAHWVFQRPPNNQRTFYFQEDNLEFSSQFDSGNLIQVERVGVFHYRMYTAMDCGNAPWQTNNRQWFHFSVRGGSKGAVVTICFVGMAHSNMFTYDWMPVMAVVPTRPQYTRIAGKAHVEALEKMPETPGYPLLVHKPVSKDDADSDGGGDEGDNDADAGAAGANNNGGAGGIAFSISPTGRSSGTSKKKKTKKKSIAMNLTFNFKIETEIAVTYTPPQGRPDSPAIYIASNHPYTYYTLQRNLAMWQETARRSNTLREMSLQAPDHQARRSSSEQRSGPDSYAVDGLATVQPGSSGRSKKWVGSFNTGNVAVQYSAEFSEIYFHREVLCKSLEGRDVTLLTISDCSRMAIERAPLLSKEDGLPHSSALGFTQRPYSFFGKQYVVLTARVHPGECPGSHLMHGCIDFLMNCTDCRAAALRHNFVFCVVPMLNPDGVVRGHSRVDSNGVDLNRMYRDPSRKRHPAPYAVLALLRSLGSRVALFIDMHAHANKRGTFFYGNSMDWANQIENLLYAKLVSLNTPYLDFRSCNFSEANMFAVSKSGKRKDSSSRVVAFTEAGIVHGYTIETSHVMADALNPVALLTNHQTDQLDTALPSPPPVMHSPATFRDTARAMLLGLLDLKGINPKSRLPLTQFHSTRGLALWLQRQLQIESAETLFAQAFKLHGKEAQASTSESGNTLLATIMKSMAAEEYPEKITIREARLLPRTTFSGVRSFVPLDTAIVLLSQTVPTGPPRSLLYGSGNCGAASGAAAAGGTGSKGGGSAQRRGTSPSFSGNNCTTAIPPAVIATRRRSKPMLLSSDTTVET, from the coding sequence ATGAACGGGCTGGATCGCGATGCTtcgctgcgcggcgctgatgatgcggcacgcggcgctgcaggatcGCAGATACGCGCTGCAAGCCTGACGGCGCCAGGGCCGGAAGTGGATGATGCGCACTGGGTGTTTCAGAGACCGCCGAACAACCAGCGCACCTTCTACTTTCAGGAGGACAATCTTGAGTTCTCGTCACAGTTCGACAGCGGCAACTTGATTCAGGTGGAGCGGGTGGGCGTCTTCCACTACCGCATGTACACGGCAATGGACTGCGGCAACGCACCATGGCAGACCAACAACCGCCAGTGGTTTCACTTCTCGgtccgcggcggcagcaaggGCGCCGTCGTCACGATTTGCTTTGTCGGCATGGCACACAGCAATATGTTCACCTATGATTGGATGCCGGTCATGGCCGTTGTGCCTACGCGACCGCAGTACACTCGCATCGCTGGAAAGGCGCACGTGGAGGCCCTTGAGAAAATGCCAGAGACTCCCGGCTATCCTCTGCTTGTGCACAAGCCCGTGTCGAaggacgacgccgacagtgacggtggcggcgatgagggtgacaacgacgccgatgccggcgctgctggcgccaaTAACaatggaggcgctggcggaaTCGCTTTCTCCATCTCGCCTACGGGCAGGTCCTCTGGAACCagcaagaagaaaaagacTAAAAAGAAGAGCATTGCTATGAACCTCACCTTCAACTTCAAAATTGAGACAGAGATCGCGGTAACGtacacgccgccgcaggggcGTCCAGACTCGCCCGCGATCTACATTGCAAGCAACCACCCTTATACCTACTACACACTGCAACGCAACCTTGCGATGTGGCAAGAGACGGCGCGACGAAGTAACACTTTGCGGGAGATGAGTCTGCAGGCACCCGATCACCAAGCgcggcgctccagctccgAGCAGCGTAGCGGGCCGGACTCATACGCCGTAGACGGCCTGGCCACAGTTCAGCCTGGAAGCAGCGGAAGGAGTAAGAAATGGGTTGGAAGTTTCAACACCGGCAACGTTGCTGTTCAATACTCTGCGGAGTTCAGCGAGATCTATTTCCACCGCGAGGTTCTCTGCAAATCACTGGAGGGGCGCGACGTTACACTGCTGACTATTAGCGACTGCAGCCGCATGGCGATAGAGCGGGCACCCCTCCTTTCAAAGGAAGACGGCCTTCCCCACTCCTCGGCTCTCGGCTTTACGCAGCGTCCGTACTCCTTTTTTGGCAAGCAGTACGTCGTGCTGACGGCTCGTGTACATCCAGGCGAATGCCCAGGCAGCCATCTTATGCACGGCTGTATTGATTTTCTCATGAACTGCACAGACTGtagagcggcggcgctgcggcacaaCTTTGTCTTTTGCGTGGTCCCGATGTTGAACCCGGACGGCGTTGTTCGCGGCCACAGCCGCGTCGACTCAAACGGCGTCGATCTCAACCGCATGTACAGGGACCCGTCGCGTAAGCGACACCCTGCACCATACGCGGTTCTCGCCCTGCTGCGGTCACTGGGCAGCCGCGTGGCACTTTTCATTgacatgcacgcacatgccAATAAGCGAGGCACCTTCTTTTACGGTAACAGCATGGACTGGGCCAACCAAATAGAAAACCTGCTCTACGCAAAGCTGGTCTCGCTTAACACGCCCTATCTCGACTTCCGCAGCTGCAACTTCTCGGAGGCAAACATGTTCGCCGTCAGCAAGTCTGGCAAGCGCAAGGACTCCTCCAGTCGCGTTGTGGCCTTTACCGAGGCCGGTATCGTGCACGGCTACACCATCGAGACCTCGCACGTGATGGCCGACGCACTGAATCCAGTCGCCCTCCTGACGAATCATCAAACCGACCAGCTGGATACTGCCCTTCCAAGTCCACCGCCTGTTATGCACTCACCGGCAACCTTTCGCGACACTGCTCGTGCGATGCTGCTGGGACTGCTGGACCTTAAGGGTATCAACCCCAAAAGTCGCCTGCCCTTGACACAATTTCACTCCACCCGCGGACTGGCTCTttggctgcagcggcagctgcagatcGAGTCCGCGGAGACACTTTTTGCGCAGGCCTTCAAGCTGCACGGCAAGGAGGCTCAGGCTTCCACCAGCGAGTCTGGGAACACTCTGCTCGCGACCATCATGAAGAGCATGGCGGCAGAGGAGTATCCCGAGAAGATCACCATCAGGGAGGCGCGATTGCTACCCCGCACCACCTTCAGCGGTGTTCGCAGCTTTGTCCCACTGGATACGGCAatcgtgctgctgtcgcaaACCGTGCCAACGgggccgccgcgctcgctTTTGTATGGCAGCGGCAACTGTGGAGCggcaagcggcgctgccgctgccggggGAACCGGCagcaaaggcggcggcagtgctcAGCGCCGTGGCACGTCTCCCTCCTTTAGTGGGAACAACTGCACGACTGCGATCCCTCCGGCGGTGATtgcgacgcggcgccgttcGAAGCCCATGCTTCTCTCCAGCGATACAACTGTCGAAACGTAG
- a CDS encoding ubiquitin related modifier (urm1)-like protein, translated as MQMTHRKIKVVLSGGCELLFDKEVNIPLADVVPVGATVAQLIDLLRRGYVKERPELFVDATGANVRPGILVLVNGCDAEVLGGVEHVLEDGDEVEFVSTLHGG; from the coding sequence ATGCAGATGACGCACAGAAAAATCAAAGTTGTCCTCAGCGGCGGATGCGAGCTGCTCTTCGACAAGGAGGTGAATATCCCCTTGGCAGATGTGGTGCCCGTTGGCGCGACCGTCGCACAGTTGATTGActtgctgcggcgcggctACGTCAAGGAGCGACCGGAGCTGTTCGTCGACGCCACTGGCGCAAATGTGCGTCCTGGCATTCTGGTGCTGGTGAACGGATGTGATGCCGAGGTGCTCGGCGGCGTAGAGCACGTCTTGgaagacggcgacgaggtggagTTTGTATCTACTCTGCACGGCGGCTGA